One region of Sulfuriroseicoccus oceanibius genomic DNA includes:
- a CDS encoding fumarylacetoacetate hydrolase family protein: MKLIRFGAPGEERPGVEVDGVRYDVSLLVDDYDAKFFSNGGFANLRRALDDGDVTKLAQVDADVRLGPPVARPGKLICVGLNYLDHAKEFGNRPAPEEPVLFMKATSAVCGANDLLVRPPDAEKLDYEVELALLIGSVTKEVSEADAMHSVAGYMMANDVSERAFQKEHCGQWMKGKSYDGFAPLGPYLVTRDEIDDPHRLGLWTDVNGEHRQSGNTRDMIFSVPFLISYISKFMTLEPGDVILTGTPSGVAMGMDEPDYLTPGDVLECGIDGLGSSRREVVGAVRLEM, from the coding sequence ATGAAGCTGATTCGTTTTGGTGCTCCGGGCGAGGAACGTCCCGGCGTTGAAGTCGATGGGGTGCGTTATGATGTGTCGTTGCTGGTCGACGACTACGACGCGAAGTTTTTTTCCAATGGTGGCTTTGCCAATCTGCGCCGTGCCTTGGACGACGGTGACGTGACCAAACTGGCGCAGGTCGATGCCGACGTGCGCCTTGGGCCACCGGTTGCACGTCCGGGTAAGTTGATCTGCGTTGGGTTGAACTATCTGGATCACGCCAAGGAATTCGGCAACCGCCCGGCGCCCGAGGAGCCGGTGCTTTTCATGAAAGCAACCTCTGCGGTTTGTGGCGCGAATGATTTGCTGGTGCGTCCGCCTGATGCGGAGAAACTCGACTACGAGGTGGAGCTGGCGCTTCTGATTGGTAGTGTAACCAAAGAGGTGAGCGAGGCCGATGCGATGCATTCGGTGGCCGGGTACATGATGGCCAACGACGTGAGTGAGCGCGCGTTCCAAAAGGAGCATTGCGGTCAGTGGATGAAAGGGAAGTCGTACGATGGCTTTGCGCCGTTAGGGCCATATCTCGTGACCCGCGATGAGATCGATGATCCGCACCGCCTCGGCCTCTGGACCGATGTGAATGGCGAACACCGTCAGTCGGGTAACACGCGGGACATGATCTTTTCCGTGCCGTTTTTGATCTCGTATATCAGTAAGTTCATGACGCTGGAGCCGGGGGATGTGATCCTGACAGGTACGCCATCGGGCGTGGCGATGGGAATGGACGAACCGGATTACCTGACCCCCGGCGATGTGTTGGAATGCGGGATCGACGGTCTCGGCAGCAGCCGCCGCGAAGTCGTGGGGGCTGTGCGGTTGGAGATGTGA
- the mfd gene encoding transcription-repair coupling factor: MPKKKSSSTARTTGAAKASGKGKAASSWQDRAIARMADTPGMRAITTALAHAEREMTVLAPDIVPPAQAFTLATVVNQCRQSASVIWLVCNDLRHQERIQSELETWGLTAHFLPELENVQLEDAILDPEIGAERLNVLHAILKHRDKPAAKRYPLVVNLLASSLDDEVALPNQLVRKTLTVRAGDELPPDELSDQLKAAGYEEHPQLFARGQFAVRGGIIDIFSFHADVPVRLEYFDTELESLREFDLNSQTSISKVKEAIIVLSDGEQESAAPLRSWIESKDDLVIGCDIAEPPVDLCICDDPPESATDQPMLEIDDLTTLGSPVGSFDVGEMLLSEAKHAAFVKQVREWNQTGWAVDMVFSNEGEIERFYELLSDAPDVPALIGCHIGKLSFGFTVRSARLAVLSADEVFGRFQVTRARKRFNREVRQRRVGHAVDIKELQPGDHVVHIDYGIARFRGLVPKPDATEDDAASEVLVLEYANDARLYVPLDQVHLVSRYVGTSAKPPALHTLGDQRWQRQRKKAEKSIFDYAAKMLAIQAEREQTKGLSHSADNKWQWDFEHSFPFRETTDQLAAIRDTKADMESSRPMDRLICGDVGFGKTEVAIRAMFKCVMGGHQAVLLCPTTVLAQQHYENFRRRMSDYPVTIALLSRLQKPAEQRKILKGLADGSIDMVIGTHRVASADIEYKKLGLAVVDEEQRFGVRHKDAFKERFRLIDVLTLSATPIPRTLYFSLMGAREMSTIETPPPNRLPVQTTVCPYDERIIRTALQRELKRGGQVYFLHNRVKTIEKMKEKLQALAPDARIVIGHGQMDSRELEDVMHTFVRGDADVLIATTIIESGIDIPNANTIFIDRADRFGLADLYQLRGRVGRSGHKAYAYLLLPRDMLTVGDARKRMNAIREYSTLGAGFKIAMRDLEIRGAGNLLGTQQSGHIAAIGFDMYCQLLKQSIAQLSGKPSGGRADVPLHIDFLAFSEADYVRSRKPVKREKNDQPKAKKLPAFLPSDYITDPKLRIAAYRMLAECVSQSEVDDLEKNWVDRFGKLPPAASHLLLANQLRVAAAQANVSAVEIKNDRLMLTKNRDYILINGKFPRLEAKGAPAKLRQAIKMVKTL, from the coding sequence GTGCCCAAGAAAAAGTCCAGCTCCACTGCCCGCACCACCGGCGCCGCCAAGGCATCCGGCAAGGGCAAGGCCGCGTCGAGCTGGCAAGACCGCGCGATCGCCCGCATGGCGGACACGCCGGGCATGCGCGCCATTACCACCGCGCTGGCACATGCCGAACGGGAGATGACCGTATTGGCTCCCGACATCGTTCCTCCCGCCCAGGCATTCACGTTGGCGACGGTCGTTAACCAATGCCGCCAATCCGCCTCGGTCATTTGGCTGGTCTGCAATGACCTGCGCCACCAGGAACGCATCCAAAGCGAACTCGAAACCTGGGGACTCACCGCTCACTTCCTCCCCGAGCTGGAAAACGTCCAACTCGAAGACGCCATCCTCGACCCGGAAATCGGCGCGGAACGACTCAACGTCCTCCACGCCATCCTCAAACACCGCGACAAGCCAGCGGCAAAACGCTACCCACTCGTCGTCAACCTGCTCGCCAGCTCGCTCGACGACGAGGTCGCCCTACCCAACCAACTGGTGCGCAAAACGCTCACCGTCCGCGCCGGCGACGAGTTGCCACCAGACGAACTCAGCGACCAACTCAAGGCAGCCGGCTACGAGGAGCACCCGCAGTTGTTTGCCCGTGGGCAGTTCGCGGTGCGCGGCGGCATCATCGACATTTTCTCGTTCCATGCCGACGTCCCGGTCCGCCTCGAGTACTTCGATACGGAACTCGAAAGCCTGCGCGAGTTCGACCTCAACTCCCAAACCTCCATCAGCAAGGTCAAAGAAGCCATCATCGTGCTGTCGGATGGCGAACAAGAATCCGCCGCACCACTGCGCTCGTGGATCGAATCAAAGGACGATCTTGTCATCGGCTGCGACATCGCGGAGCCACCGGTGGATCTTTGCATCTGTGACGACCCACCGGAGTCCGCCACAGACCAACCAATGCTCGAAATCGACGACCTGACCACACTCGGGTCGCCGGTCGGGTCGTTCGACGTCGGGGAAATGCTGCTCTCAGAAGCGAAGCACGCCGCGTTCGTCAAACAAGTCCGCGAATGGAACCAGACCGGCTGGGCGGTGGACATGGTCTTCTCCAATGAAGGGGAAATCGAGCGCTTCTACGAGCTGCTCTCGGATGCACCGGATGTGCCCGCGTTGATCGGCTGCCACATCGGCAAGCTCTCGTTCGGCTTCACCGTGCGCTCGGCCCGTCTGGCGGTACTCTCGGCCGACGAGGTTTTCGGTCGATTCCAGGTGACCCGCGCCCGCAAGCGCTTCAACCGCGAAGTGCGTCAGCGCCGGGTAGGTCACGCGGTGGATATCAAAGAACTGCAACCCGGTGACCACGTCGTCCACATCGACTACGGGATTGCCAGGTTCCGTGGGCTCGTTCCAAAGCCAGACGCCACCGAAGACGATGCCGCCAGCGAAGTGTTGGTCCTCGAGTACGCCAACGACGCCCGCCTCTACGTCCCGCTCGACCAGGTCCACCTCGTATCGCGCTACGTCGGCACGTCGGCCAAGCCGCCAGCCCTCCACACGCTCGGCGACCAGCGCTGGCAACGCCAACGCAAGAAGGCGGAGAAGTCGATCTTTGACTATGCCGCCAAGATGCTCGCTATCCAGGCGGAGCGCGAGCAAACCAAAGGACTGAGCCACTCCGCCGACAACAAATGGCAGTGGGATTTCGAGCATTCGTTCCCATTCCGCGAAACCACTGACCAGCTTGCAGCCATCCGCGACACCAAGGCCGATATGGAATCGTCACGCCCGATGGACCGCCTCATCTGCGGCGATGTCGGGTTCGGCAAAACCGAGGTCGCCATCCGCGCCATGTTCAAATGCGTCATGGGCGGCCACCAGGCGGTGCTGCTTTGCCCGACCACCGTCCTGGCGCAACAGCACTACGAAAACTTCCGCCGCCGGATGTCGGACTACCCCGTCACCATCGCCCTGCTCTCGCGCCTCCAGAAGCCCGCGGAACAACGCAAGATCCTCAAAGGCCTCGCCGATGGGTCGATCGACATGGTCATCGGCACCCACCGCGTCGCATCCGCAGACATCGAATACAAGAAGCTCGGGCTCGCCGTGGTCGACGAAGAACAACGCTTCGGCGTGCGCCACAAGGACGCATTCAAGGAGCGCTTCCGCCTCATCGATGTGCTCACGCTTTCCGCCACCCCCATCCCGCGCACGCTCTACTTCTCACTCATGGGCGCACGGGAAATGAGCACGATCGAAACCCCGCCACCCAACCGCCTGCCGGTGCAAACCACGGTCTGTCCGTACGATGAACGCATCATCCGCACCGCCCTCCAGCGCGAACTCAAGCGCGGCGGTCAGGTCTATTTCCTCCACAACCGGGTCAAGACCATCGAGAAGATGAAGGAGAAGCTGCAGGCGCTCGCCCCGGACGCCCGCATTGTCATCGGCCACGGCCAAATGGACAGTCGCGAACTGGAGGACGTGATGCACACCTTCGTCCGCGGTGATGCCGATGTCCTCATCGCCACCACCATCATTGAATCGGGCATCGACATCCCTAACGCGAACACGATCTTCATCGACCGCGCGGATCGCTTTGGCCTGGCGGACCTCTACCAACTGCGCGGACGCGTCGGCCGCTCGGGCCACAAAGCCTACGCCTACCTACTGCTGCCGCGCGACATGCTTACCGTCGGCGACGCCCGCAAGCGGATGAACGCCATCCGCGAATACTCGACACTCGGAGCTGGGTTCAAGATCGCCATGCGCGACTTGGAAATCCGCGGCGCCGGCAATTTGCTAGGCACCCAACAATCCGGACACATCGCCGCCATCGGCTTCGACATGTATTGCCAACTGCTCAAACAGTCGATCGCCCAACTCAGCGGGAAACCAAGTGGTGGCCGCGCCGACGTGCCACTCCACATCGACTTCCTCGCATTCTCGGAGGCCGACTACGTGCGCTCACGCAAACCGGTAAAACGCGAGAAGAACGACCAGCCGAAGGCCAAAAAGCTCCCCGCATTCCTCCCATCGGATTACATCACCGATCCGAAACTACGCATCGCCGCCTACCGCATGCTCGCTGAATGCGTAAGCCAAAGCGAAGTCGATGACTTGGAGAAAAACTGGGTCGATCGTTTCGGCAAGCTCCCCCCTGCCGCATCCCATTTGCTGCTCGCCAACCAACTCCGCGTCGCCGCCGCCCAAGCCAATGTCAGCGCCGTCGAAATCAAAAACGACCGCCTGATGCTCACAAAGAACCGCGACTACATCTTGATCAACGGCAAGTTCCCCCGCCTCGAAGCAAAAGGTGCCCCAGCCAAACTCCGCCAAGCCATCAAGATGGTGAAGACGCTGTAG